The genomic region GTGTAAGCTCCTAATCTAGTGTATTATGTTTGTTTGTATCTCGTAGGTCAATCTAGAAAAAGAGACATGTCACTGATCCATATCCAATATTGATTTTTTGTCTTCACCTTTTttttatctctactattaaaggggaacGAGAGTTGGTCGTTGTACGTTCGCCTTCACCCCTGTCCCTCCCCTGTTTGGTTCCCCCTCCTGTACGTCACCCCTCCCCACGTTCCACATTAGCTCAATCAAATCAAATCATACGAAAACCTCAACTAAATCAAAACTTTCCTTGTGTTCCCCTACCCATACCGAAATCACATCTTACCAAAACCTCAACTAAATCAAATGTCCCTTGCCTTCCCCTATCCATACTCAAATCAAAACTTATGAAAATCTAGAATACGGTGGGTGTAAGGTATATGTCAGACACGATTGATGTTGAACCATTTGACAGTTAGCTAGTGTGTGCTAATGGGATATCAACCGATGCAATTAGGTTGCTACTTAGGTGCCTCATTGTTTCAAAAGATCTTCATAAGAAATTAGGAAGATTAAAATCTAAGGGATTTTTCCTACATCCCGTGTTCGATTCACATGATTCAACACTGTAAGGTTTTTAAGGGTTCTTTTACATTGCGCTTCGTCAAAAATTTGGATCCACCCAAATCCCTTGTAAAATATCCTTCGTCTTCCATTATGCAATTAAACACATCAAAATCTCATAGGATTCAAATGAGCAGGACGTTGCAATCATGTGTCAAATCCTTTGTATTTAGAATTCTACAATAGACTATCCTGCAAAAAAAAAGAATTCTACAATAGACCTTTTTTCATGAAACTAATCAAGTGTATGTTTTATGGCGGCACCTTAAACATGATTAATGTGCAAACGTATTTCCTCATACACAAACAATTTTACGCTATAATACTGAAAATTGCTTTTGGATGTTGGGCTCCAATAAGCCCATTTTATTGTTTTTCTTAATATATATATTTGAAGTGTTAATTTTTGTGACTTTTTTGACATGTACATTTAAATATGATCTATGTACCTACAAACTATCATATGCTACACATTTGTAGACATGTGTGCATAAAAAAATTACATGGATTTGAAAACAGCAAACAATATGCACATTGTTTGCTTGAAAATTCATAAATGTGTCTTTTTTTACAGCTCACATGGTAGTATGTCGCAATGAGATTTTATTTTGTAAGAATTATTTGATACTTCCAAATAcgaatttttattttttgttttcttaaaaAAAGTGCCCACCAGAGCTTGGGCTCTAATACGCCTCTCTCCTGTAAATAATATTTTCTGATAAACCTAGTAATTAGAATACAATACTTTGATTGTTAGAAAGTTTTCGTTGATAGATAGACGGTCACTTGTGAAATGCTAAAAAACATTCATTGTGGATGGAATGTAAGTCACATTACTACGTTTAAGTTATCTGATCTTTATCATTATTTCAGCATATAAAGGAACTCCTTTATTGCAGGGAACTTTTTTAGGGGTATAAAAGTTTTATTGCTCAAAATGCACATGATGTGGGATACAAAATGGATCATGTGATTGGACCAACCAGGCATGTCACCCCTGATCAAGAGAATGTGAAAACTTGGCTTACCTATCGGCGTCGCTATTAGCAGCTCGGCCTTCAAAGGAAGACATACAATTAAATAATTGAGACCTACTATTAATCTCCCTGATAATGTTCCCATGTGCTCCCTGACTGGGGAACTGGTAAAAGACATCCAAAGGGCATCATATCAACTCTTTTGATTGTAGGTTTTACATGGGCCGGGCCGACGAACAAGAGCTAAAATCTTCCAGGCCTATTTAGAGTGACATGCGAATGGTTCTAGCCGTCGTCTTCCTcctgaaaaaaaagagagaggcccaAAAAGTCTATTATCCACTTCACCGGCGGCGGGAAGAGGGTCTTGGACAAGCAGCGGCGGGAGCGGAGACGGTCGGAGGttgctcgccgccggccgccgccgaagCAATGGGAATCAAGGTACTCTCCTCCAGTGGGTTTCTGGCTCGCCGCTCCCGTTTTCGCTCGATTGTGGGTTCTCGATGTGacggcctctccctccctcactCTCTCTCCGTCTCTGCGCCTCGCGCGCTAGGGTTTGACGAAGCTGCTGGCGGAGCACGCGCCGAGGGCCGCGGTGCAGCGGCGCGTGGAGGACTACCGGGGCCGCGTCATCGCCATCGACGCCAGCCTCAGCATCTACCAGTTCCTGGTGAgtcgccgtcgtccgccgccccCCTCCCGCATGTTGTATTCCGTTCCGCTTGGATTCGGGTGGTGCGAGTTGTGCTGCAACCGGATTAGTTCGGAGATGCCATTCTTCCACTCCGGGGAATGGTTCTGCTTCATGCTTGCTGCCGTTGGGCGATTGATTGCGCTTGGGCTGGTTGGTTCACATGGGAGCATTGTGCGTGCCATGACGCCTGCCAAAAGCTTGAGCATATGCCAACACAATTTTCATCTGGTCTATTTTGTGTAGGAGGCAGGTGGTTGCCAGTCGCTAGCAGCAAAACTGCAATGTTGAGAGTGTAAATTAACAGATACAGTAAATTACCATGTGCAAGCTTTCCATATGTCAGTTGGCAAAATGGGATGCTTATAATACTGTTAGTTTTAGCTCTCCTTATGCTGACAAAAGGGGTTTCTTATTAGTAAAACTTACAGAATTCGCTGGTAAACAATTCCATTTGTGCTACTCCTTTGTTTATTGTATTGTAGGAGCATTTGCCAAACCATGTGGTTAGGCCATCTGCTTGCCTTATCTGCCGTATAATACTGCTTCCCATTTCTCTAGGTTGTGGTGGGAAGGAAAGGAACAGAAGTTCTTACCAATGAGGCCGGTGAAGTCACAAGGCCAGTGAAAATTGTTTGCCCATCCATTTGTTTATCTGAAATGTTGTTGAAGTCATgatgtttattattttttctttgcgGGGCAAGTCATGATGTTTATTAGCTCATATGGTTTTTTATTTCTAAACTGCAGTCATCTGCAAGGCATGTTGAACCGGACTGTAAGATTGCTTGAAGCAGGAATAAAACCTGTGTAAGTTTGATCCATTTCTGTGGCCGGTTGGTCGCTGTTGATTTCTTGCTTACTGTAATTGACACCGACAGGGTTAACTGCTGAACGTTTATGCCAGGTTTGTGTTTGATGGTGAGCCACCTGACCTGAAGAAAAAGGAACTGGCTAAAAGGTATACACTGAACCATTCCATTGCTTCCATTCTTTACTCTCATTGTCTTGTCTCAACACATGCTTTGACATATGTTCACTGCTTATTAGGTCTTTGAAGAGGGATGATGCTTCGAAAGATCTTCATAGTGCTATTGAGGTGACTTGCTCCTTGCCCTCCTCCTTACTCGTCATGCTTCTGTATTTGTTGTGTTGCTGGACCTCTGAGGTGGCAATTGCATTGCAGGTTGGAGATGAAGATTCAGTTGAAAAATTTAGCAAAAGGACTGTGAAGGTAATTGTCCTACAATTTGGGGAAGGACTGAAGGAGGCAATAATTTCGTGTGTATATGTGTAGATTTAATTCGGATAAAGTACCCTAACATTCATTCTGCCAGTTTGAGCTTTGTCTGCAAACTCAGTATCATTGTCTACCATGTTCTGAAGTGGTTCCAACTTCCAAGCACATGCTAAGGTTTTTTGTTCCTTCTCTTTCCAGATCACAAAAGAACACAACGATGGCTGTAAGAGGCTGTTAAGATTGATGGGTGTCCCTATAGTTGAGGTATCATTAATGCTTTAATCCATTGGTTGCTTCAAATATTTTTGTTGTAGTCGCAGATGAGTTAGTTTCCTCATTGATGTGCTTTTTCAATGCTGAGGAGATTTAATGGAACATTCAGAATCTTTTGCATATAAAGAAGTAatcaccaggttttcacttcagaAAAAAGAATCACCTTGCTTGGGAGGCCTTAAATCTGCCTCAAATCTAAGTTCTCTTAAGTGTAGGCTGATAATGTTTTCTCAGTCAAGTGTAGGATTCTAAGTTTTAAGCCTAGAAACTGTTCAGGCATGTTCAGCTTGCAACCTTGTCTATTCAGGTCAGCTTAGGCGTAAAAGAAAGGCTTGACCTTATCACATGAAAAAATGGGACATTGGATGCATACCACATGAGTAGTGATACCTTGGCAATCAGCAGATGTTCCCCGTGATTTAGGAAATATCACGAAAGGAAAACAAACTGGATTGGGCTCTGCTTCTCATCGAGTGAAATTCTTCTAAATGAACAGCATGCCGTACTAAGATGCAAGCATATTAGCTGGCTTTCATGAGCTTTACTGTTTTATGTATATACCTAATCACTTTGTCTGAATAATTATGCAGGCACCAGGTGAGGCAGAAGCACAGTGCGCATCACTTTGTAAGAACCATAAGGTGCATCAGACAAACGATTTTGGAACAACTCTGTATCTTTATTACCCAAGTAGCATGACTTAACTGTATTTCATTGGGAGTGCCAGGCACATGCTGTCGCTTCAGAGGATATGGACACACTGACTTTCGGTGCTCCAAGGTTTCTTCGCCATGTAACTGACCTTAGTTTTAAGAAATCTCCTGTAACAGAGTTTGAAGTGCCAAAGGTAAATTCTTCTAGTTTTTATCTAATGTTTTTTTTTCATCTGAATATCATGGCTACTCTTCACTATTTGACAGGTTTTGGAGGAACTTGGACTAACAATGGGTCAGTTCATCGACTTATGTATTCTTAGTGGATGTGACTACTGCGAGAATATTAAAGGTTTACCTGCATCATATGTTTCCTTACACACTTCTGATATTAGATTGAGTCCACAGTATGATGTAGCTCTTCATGATTTGCTTAAATAGTTGCACGGCTCTGAAAATATTAAAGCTGTTTCTCTTTATTAGTTGCTCATGTCATGCATGGACACAATATACTCAATATACACAATATACTTAAATAGTTGAttcataatactccctctgtcccaaaataactgtcgttgatttagtacaactttgtactaaagttgtactaaatcaacaacacttattttgggacggagggagtatattgtttgCGTTCACCATATATGATTTAAAATGCATGCTCCTGTCAACTAAAAAGTGAATTAGTGTCAGTTGAATTTTGGTTTTGCTTATATTGCAGCGAAATTGGGTGCTGTTTATGTTGTTTCCATTTTTGAATCTTGACAAATCTTCATTATACATTAACAAAATGGGTCCAAAACCCACAACCATTTTAATGTTTGTCGGACTTTGGTCTTGGTTTGAATAGGTATTGGGGGACAAAGAGCCTTGAAACTCATACGTCAGCATGGTTGCATAGAAGAAGTTGTGCAAAATCTTCACAAGAGGTATGCTTATCCTTGCTAGTGTTTTATGTTGGCAGCAAAATATTAAGACACTCTTTTTGCAGTCCATCTATTTAACTGTgcaatcaaactcctcattgagAAAACTATGTAATTGAACACTAGGCACACATTTTGAATGATAATAATGATGTTCCAATGTTGTTTTTTCATCTGAGCATGCTAAAACACTGATAAAGCCTTTCAATGTAACCATGTGGCCACTGTGTCCATCAACATACATCCTAAACAGCTTCTGTCACCATCCTGCACTCTCGAACTACTCCTGTTGCCATTTCGTGGTGCTTCATGAGCTATGTTCTGGTGCTATGCCACTGTGGTGTTCCTGCATATGTCATGCCACCGTATTGCTCCTGTGCTGCCGTTCTCTCTGACCCTGCCTTGTGCTGTTTGCATCCAACCCCAGATTCATGGCGTCAATGGGGCTGATTTGTCCGGTATCTGGCATGTCTTGACTTTTGATGACTAGTTTGTGATGAATGCACTGTAGTTTTTTGTATAACATAACATTTCGGTGGGCAATTGTTTATTACTCTTGATGTCAAGGTGGTAGTTAATTCTCAGTTTTGTCGAGGCAATGAAATTtaaattttgaccagaactttgaatTTCTCGGGCTTTGCAGTAGACAACTATGTCTAGTTTTGACAAGGTACTCCCAAGTAATCTAGAAATGTTAGGTTTTACTTAACACACTCATATGATCCATAGGTACACTGTTCCAGAAGATTGGCCTTACCAGGAAGTTCGGACCTTGTTTAAGCAACCTAATGTTTGTACAGAAATTCCAGATTTCCAGTGGACCTCAGCAGACAAAGAGGTTATGCTTGATAACTCATATCATACGGTCCATATTTTTCCACAAGCTGATAGTTGCTTTCTGTTTCCAGGGCCTTGTGAATTTTCTGGCATTTGAAAACAGTTTCAGTTCTGATCGAGTGGAAAAGGCATGAATGCATCTTTATTTCATCTGAGCACTCTTATTTAATCTCTTGTAATTTGAATTATAAAATTGTTGATTTGTTGACACAATGTTTGTATGTTTATTCATTAGGCAGTAGAAAAGATAAAGGCTGCTAGCGATAAATATTCCCCAGCAGGGCGGTAAGTGTAATCTGCCTTGTATCTCATGGATAAACTCATAAAGATTGATGCACCTATAAGATAATTATTTTATTGTATCAGAGCGAAGCTTTTGACACCAGTAGCTAACCTATCAGGATCTACAGAGAAGGTATGGTGCTAGTCCCCTAGACTTATTATTTGTCTCACATGGTTCAAATTGACTTCCCTTCCTTCTTAGTAGGGTAGTTTCACATTTTTTACAGAAAAAATAATGCATCATaaatctctcttctctctctctctctctcatatacAATATTACATACTGCTTTAGTATCTACAGTCCGTGGAAGTTACCACTGGATGTGTCCATTATGAatggttttatgaaaacatgtcgGCAAATTAGTTTGAGCAACTGCTTCATCCCTTTTTGTTTCCTTCCTTGCGGCCCATTATTATTTGCATTCAAGTGAGCCCTCTCTGTAGATGGACTCGCGGCACAGTGAAATAGGTGTTCATGAATGGGGCAAATACCGCTCAGGGTGAGCAAGCCCATGAAGATGGGATACTATAATACAGAGAAATGTACCATTAACTGAGGGTGAAAAGTTCCGATGGGAGAAGCTAAATTCTTCTTGCTTTGGTAATAAGATGTCCTTTTGAAACCGAAACCGTAATAAGTGTTGAGCCTCTTTTATCTAGTGTCCCAAACAATAATAGCCAATTCAGACTCATGTATATCTGCTAAGACACTTTAGAATTGAACAATTGATCCCgcaatttttgtttttgtttgaacAATTGAAGGCTAACAATTAAATGCCGCACAAAGTAACAATAGTGCAGACAAAATGTATCTATCCGTGAATTGGGCTCCGCTCACACATGCGGTGTTCTTATCCACGATCCCATGTGGTTAACCTGCTGTGCACTGCCTGGCTTACCCACACAGAGGCATGCAGCCAACTCCATGACACCTCGCAGATTATTTATGCAACTTTGATGGACACAAGTTCTCAGTTGGTAGATTGTCTCTTCAGATATTTGTTTTCTTCAAGTATTCGTCATTTCTTCTGGCGTGGAGTAGCTGAGTGTTGGGTTATTACCTAATTTTCTTTCTGATTTTTCTGGGCATGTTTTGAATTTTATGTGGTTGGATAGGAATATATTGATATCCAGTCGTGTACAATTCTGAAAACCAAGAAGCACTGTAATGCTGATCCTTATCTTATCCGCTCGTATTTTACTGGATAACAGGAATCCAAGTGCGTTTTAGGTGCTTCAGGACAAGGTCTGAGGAGCAGGACTGCTATACAAGTATGCAGTAGCTCAAGCTCTGGTTTCAGATATGGTAGTTCTAGTTCAAAGCCATTGGTGCTGGGAAGGCAATCAGGAGTTCATGTGAAGCCTCCCACCTTTTCTTTCATCTAAATCTGGAGTTGCTTTGGTTCTCAAGATTACCTAGTGAAGCTGTGGCCAAGCTACAGGAAGAATAGATGGCCACTTGGAATATGTCAAGTGAATGCTATGGTTGTAATTTAGGCTTGTCTTGTAATCTAGAAAATTAGCTTCAATGCTTCAACTTATTCACTTCTAACGCTGCTTCCTGCTAGAGTGTCGCATGGTGGCCAGCAAGTATTTGGTCGCCTTTTGGCTATAATATGGAAAATTGTCAGCGAGCCGGTGTTTTCGCTGAAAAAAATATACATATACCCCTTGCATTATCCTGAACTGGAGTATATGTTTTGTTAAAATGcgtgctatgttgatcatataggTTTTCAGATTCTGCACGATCTTTTCATGGAGCAGAGGTTGTACAGTAGCCTTCCATGGTCATGATATTCAGAAAATCTGAGAAGTATCATTTGAACCGCAAAACTGGAACGTATCTTTGATGTTGGCTGTGCCATTTGGGTTATTATTGGATTCTTAACAAGTGGAGCCTTGGAAATCCTGATGACATCCGTGCCATTTGGTTATGCCACATGATATGCTCAAATATGTATTAAGTTGGAGCCTTGGAGATGTCTGATTTGCCATATCTTATATTCTTGTTCTGTCCCATTCTGTATGACTTCAACATAGGCGGCTGGGAAACAACTACACTTGGAAGGGTACCAATCACCGCCAAGTGGGTATATTCCTCAtgtatgcaaaaatccagggtatTTGATACAGATGCTGTAATATTCTCTGGTTCTTCCAACTCGTGCTAAATAATCTCATGCCACTTTTGTAGGAACCGGGAGGTTCTGGCTTGTGGGCACATGAGAGCCTTGAGATTTGAACACTAACCTGTTTTCTTCTGTAGGAAAGTGGCATCCTTGACCTGATGGAAAGTTGGAGACAGACATCAAATTGGCTGCGGATCATTCTGAATGCTGGATTTCATGCCATCAGTCTACCAAAGCATCTGAGCATCTGTTCTGTTCTGTATGTTACCAACTTGGCCTGCTGCTATAAATATAGCACCAAATCTACCAGGTTCAACACCATTCATTGCCTCATTGAAAGCCTTCCATTGTTTATTGTCGCAAGGTAACCGACTCTTTTGGCTTTCTGCAagtgtttttattttctttattcatATGTTCGCTGGAGCCAGTATATGTTCAGGCTAATCATGCTGGATTGAGGTGTCATGGTAGATGTATTAACACTTAGGTAATATCAGAAATTCAGAATATACCTTCCACTGGGTGTGAATAATATAGTGAGATGTACATTACAATGTCTATGTCAGATGTTAGTACCAAAGTTCAGCCATTAAAATATTTTTGCTGAGTTGTCTGATTTTAGAGCAAAGAGAATGTCTGCCGTGCTTGTTTTATACCTGGCACACTACATAATTTATTTTAGTTAATCTTCTGGGGAATATGTTATTGCTTTCTCATGAACTGCTTATTGTTCTTTCAGGTTGCTATCTGATTGTGTTATTTCATTTAGCAACTGCCTCTGCTTTTGACTGTAGAAGATGGCTGCTATTGTTGAAGTTCCCACTCCTAAGTATGAGTGCTTGCTATTTGGTATGTACCGTGCTTTTATAAATCTGAAGAgttgtttgtttaaattatttgttcTTATTGTTTTGTACACTCCAGTAAAAGCTGTTCACTATTTGCGACTGCAGATTTGGATGATACACTGTATCCTCTTAGTGCTGGCATCAATCTTGCTTGCCGCAAAAATATTCAAGGTGTGAATAATAAGTCATTTTTTCAGTATCTTCCTACTTTATGAATCGTTATGTTTTTATAAATGATTGGAGAGATTAACTTTGAAATTTTGGCTACCAGATTACATGTGTGACCATCTGCAAATTGAAGAAAGCCAGATTGCAGAGATGTGCCTGAAACTTTACAGGGAATATGGCAGCACAATGGCTGGTCTTAAGGTACAATTTGTATTCATTTATTGTTTTCCACGGAAGAGCTTATGTTTTCCTCCTAATCATACGTCTGTTAATTCTCTGCAGGCACTAGGTTACGAGTTTGACAACGATGAATTTCATGCAAATGTTCATGGTAGACTGCCATATGATAATCTGAGGCCTGACCCTGTTTTGAGGACCCTTCTACTTTCCATTCCGCGGAGAAAAATAGTAAGCGAATTTACCACAGTTTATTTGCTCTTGTAATTTAAAACATAACACCTTGCATTAGCAATTAATTTGGAAAAACTTGCTTGTTGTAGATATTTACAAATTCGGATAAGGTTCACGCGGAGGAGGTTCTGCGCAGGTTGGGTTTGCAGGATTGCTTTGAGGGCGTGATATGCTTTGAGACACTGAACCCACCACCAGCCATGCCGGAGGATCCTATGGCGCTCTCTGGTGAACCGTCTTCCGACGTGGATGATCTCTACGGATCGGATGGCAGACCTAAATCACCCATCCTGTGCAAACCCACCATTGAATCCATGGAAGCCGCAATTCGGATTGCAAATGTCAATCCCAACAAGACGGTATGAAACAACCCCTATTAGTACATGGCCAAGACCACCCCCTAACAACAATAACAACCTGATAGTTTTTATTTCAAAATAATCAGATCTTCTTCAATGATAGCATCCGGAACATCGCTTCAGGAAAGGCTGCGGGCTTCTACACCGTGATTGTAAGATCGCGTCACGCATAATTCCAAACTAGACGTGCTTCCACGTCCAGGGAAAATGTTACACCTGTAACTCTTGTGAATTTGCTGCAGGTTGGCAGGTCAACACTCGTTCCAGGGGCTGATCATGCACTGGAGAGCATCCACAACATCAAGGAGGCGTTGCCGAGATATGGGAAGTCCACGACTGGTCAGAATCTGATGCTGTTCCTGCTTCTGCTGCGGTAGAAACATCAGTTATTGCTTAATGTTGTGTTCCCAATGGATTGGCTACCATCGGAGAATGGAATGTTGCATCACAGGTGCCAAGCATGGACCTGTTTAACAAAGAGTAGCATTGTATTCTCGACCTTCATACGCTGATACACCTCAGAAATGCCGCCTCTCCGGTGAAGGGTGAAAAAGGTACCAGAGTATCCCCAAAAAGTACAAGAGTAAACATATATTTTCATATGGGCAATAGACTTGAATGTCAATAAACACTTTTTTGCTTGTTGCAAAACCCACTTGCTTGCATGTAATGCTATCTTGAAACAAATGCCTCAACGGTTAAAGGGAACATAGGGGTCATAGTGGCCATCTTCTCTCCATCAAGAAAAGTAAGAGGAAATTTATATCTGGTAAATCAACAGTTCGATGACCATccaacatactccctctgtaaactaatatatgagcgtttagatcactagtgAGAATAGGGAATAGGTTCCAGGCTTCCAGCACGTTAAGCATGAGATGAGAAAGAGTCTACAGCTTGCATCCTCTCCACAGATAATATTCTTGCTGCACCAAGGAGCATTTCTTATCTGGAAGAAACAAAGCCCATATGATTTTAATCATGCCCGGCAACCACTCTGGAACGGCCACCTTGCATCTAGGACGTACGCCAAACCAGTTCACCATAAGTGTTATAAATAAAGCAATCAACCGAAGGATACACCAAACATATATTGCTGATTTTCGTGACACAATCTTCAATGCCACTTTGTTGAATGCCATACACCAGCTTGATGGTCATTCTTTTAAGCACCGGCGCCCATCTGAATATAGGAGTATTTGTGATGGAGTCAATCTCAGTGTCTTCTCTGAAGTTGTTGATTTCTACTTCTTCAAGAAGAGTCAAGGAGATACTTTGGCTCCTCCAGTTCTTGGGCTCATCACAAAGACAATTTTCATGAAATTTTGATGTTTGTGACTTCTAGAACATGAAAAACGTTAGAATGCATTTTGAACAAGTAAGTATGTGTAAGATATATAAGCAGCATGGAGAAATACCTGGCACCATGCTGGTAGTATAACCTTAAGCCCCTGTATAGCTGTTCGAATTGATAAGTAAATAGgcagtttttcga from Triticum aestivum cultivar Chinese Spring chromosome 4A, IWGSC CS RefSeq v2.1, whole genome shotgun sequence harbors:
- the LOC123087783 gene encoding flap endonuclease 1-B, with the translated sequence MVLAVVFLLKKKREAQKVYYPLHRRREEGLGQAAAGAETVGGCSPPAAAEAMGIKGLTKLLAEHAPRAAVQRRVEDYRGRVIAIDASLSIYQFLVVVGRKGTEVLTNEAGEVTSHLQGMLNRTVRLLEAGIKPVFVFDGEPPDLKKKELAKRSLKRDDASKDLHSAIEVGDEDSVEKFSKRTVKITKEHNDGCKRLLRLMGVPIVEAPGEAEAQCASLCKNHKAHAVASEDMDTLTFGAPRFLRHVTDLSFKKSPVTEFEVPKVLEELGLTMGQFIDLCILSGCDYCENIKGIGGQRALKLIRQHGCIEEVVQNLHKRYTVPEDWPYQEVRTLFKQPNVCTEIPDFQWTSADKEGLVNFLAFENSFSSDRVEKAVEKIKAASDKYSPAGRAKLLTPVANLSGSTEKESKCVLGASGQGLRSRTAIQVCSSSSSGFRYGSSSSKPLVLGRQSGVHVKPPTFSFI